In one window of Lynx canadensis isolate LIC74 chromosome B3, mLynCan4.pri.v2, whole genome shotgun sequence DNA:
- the AKAP5 gene encoding A-kinase anchor protein 5 encodes MEATVSEIQVESKDEKRPTEVSPQDERQEEKASVLCFKRRKKAAKEMKPKTSSKAAGAARTGPPEAGASDQPQAPVGAWASIKRLVTHRKRSEASKQQKPFEAKVQPEISAEDADLSRKKAKSRLKIPCIKFSKREKRSNHSKIIEDSDCSLRVQGEAERLDTEAPTQSDEQATTPKLPQDVSKAVSQKGGDEVCEPNGSHSTMAPGEKVIAVELGLDTGHSAIHTGTLVIERDTETTEEKQSVQPQQASPLEPSETQQQPPLVSDVPPSPAVPDQQIVEEAKSNILESGPNWKQHESGEIVAEESEPKDTELSQKSELRGNEVTAEKPKPEESKRMEPIAIIITDTEISEFDVKKSKNVPKQFLISIENEQIGVFANDSGFEGRTSEQYETLLKETASSLVKNAIQLSIEQLINEMASDDNKINNLLQ; translated from the coding sequence ATGGAAGCCACAGTTTCTGAAATTCAAGTCGAAAGCAAGGATGAGAAGAGACCAACAGAAGTCAGTCCTCAAGACGAGCGGCAGGAGGAAAAAGCATCAGTGCTTTGcttcaagagaagaaagaaagcagccAAAGAGATGAAGCCCAAAACTAGCTCTAAAGCTGCTGGTGCAGCAAGAACGGGTCCCCCAGAGGCGGGAGCTTCTGATCAGCCCCAGGCCCCAGTGGGGGCCTGGGCGTCAATCAAACGTCTTGTAACGCACAGGAAAAGGTCAGAAGCTTCAAAGCAGCAAAAGCCCTTTGAGGCTAAAGTGCAACCTGAAATCAGTGCTGAGGATGCTGATCTTTCTAGGAAAAAGGCAAAATCCAGACTCAAGATTCCCTGCATAAAATtctccaaaagagagaaaagaagtaatCATTCCAAAATTATAGAAGATTCCGACTGCAGCCTCAGAGTCCAGGGAGAGGCTGAACGTTTGGATACGGAAGCTCCGACCCAATCCGATGAGCAGGCAACCACGCCCAAGTTGCCCCAGGATGTGAGTAAAGCTGTCTCACAGAAAGGGGGCGATGAGGTCTGTGAGCCAAATGGGAGCCACAGCACAATGGCACCTGGGGAAAAAGTGATTGCAGTAGAACTTGGGTTAGACACGGGGCATTCTGCCATTCACACAGGAACTCTAGTCATTGAACGAGATACTGAAACAACTGAGGAAAAACAAAGCGTTCAACCCCAGCAAGCAAGCCCACTTGAACCTTCAGAAACACAACAGCAACCCCCTTTGGTTTCTGATGTTCCTCCCTCACCTGCAGTCCCAGATCAGCAAATTGTGGAAGAAGCCAAAAGCAATATCCTAGAAAGTGGACCAAATTGGAAACAGCACGAAAGTGGAGAGATTGTTGCTGAAGAGAGTGAGCCAAAAGATACTGAACTGAGCCAGAAATCAGAGCTTAGAGGAAATGAGGTCACTGCAGAgaaaccaaaaccagaagaaagcaaaagaatggagccaattgctattattattacagACACTGAAATCAGTGAATTTGATGTTAAGAAATCTAAAAATGTCCCTAAGCAATTCTTAATTTCAATTGAAAACGAGCAAATAGGGGTTTTTGCTAATGATAGTGGTTTTGAGGGTAGAACTTCAGAACAATACGAAACACTCTTAAAAGAAACGGCTTCTTCTCTTGTCAAGAATGCTATTCAGTTGTCTATAGAACAGCTGATTAATGAAATGGCCTctgatgataataaaataaacaatcttCTGCAGTGA